The following proteins are encoded in a genomic region of Prochlorothrix hollandica PCC 9006 = CALU 1027:
- a CDS encoding energy-coupling factor ABC transporter ATP-binding protein, giving the protein MNPTYGLQVDRLSFAWSADRPVLQNCSFGVPQGQLWMLLGSNGSGKSTLLKLIMGLLSPQTGTLELLRPTGFVFQNPDHQLVMPTVGADVAFGLVEENLSPSQVRQRVRESLEAVNLSHLERRPIYALSGGQKQRIAIAGAIARHCQLLLLDEPTALLDPDSQLDLVRQVRALVQRQNLTALWVTHRLAELDYCDGAFLLQGGHMVDQGDPQRLKAQILTTQRS; this is encoded by the coding sequence GTGAACCCAACCTATGGACTCCAGGTGGATCGGCTCAGTTTTGCCTGGAGCGCCGATCGCCCTGTTCTCCAGAACTGTAGTTTTGGGGTGCCCCAGGGCCAACTCTGGATGCTTTTGGGCAGCAATGGCAGCGGTAAATCCACCCTGCTCAAGCTAATTATGGGGCTACTGTCGCCCCAAACGGGCACCTTGGAACTATTGCGACCCACGGGTTTTGTCTTTCAGAATCCTGATCATCAGTTGGTGATGCCCACGGTGGGGGCGGATGTGGCCTTTGGCTTGGTGGAAGAAAACCTCAGCCCTAGCCAAGTACGCCAGCGGGTGCGGGAAAGCCTAGAGGCGGTGAACCTCAGCCACTTGGAACGCCGCCCCATCTATGCCCTTAGTGGGGGCCAAAAGCAACGTATTGCCATTGCGGGGGCGATCGCCCGCCATTGTCAATTACTGTTGCTGGATGAACCTACGGCCCTCTTGGATCCGGACAGTCAACTGGATTTGGTGCGTCAGGTACGTGCCCTGGTGCAGCGACAAAACTTGACGGCCCTCTGGGTGACCCACCGCTTAGCGGAGTTGGATTACTGTGATGGAGCCTTTCTGCTCCAGGGGGGCCACATGGTGGATCAGGGGGATCCCCAGCGCCTCAAAGCTCAAATTTTAACGACCCAGCGATCGTAG